Part of the Imperialibacter roseus genome, TTTTACCCGCACTCTCGTTGTTCCCCGGGCTCAGCCCTGCCCAACTACTCAAGTGATGCTCGTTAGGGAACTGATTCATGTCTACACCAATCTCACTGATAATGCTGATGGCGCTGTCTTTTCCCACCCCATCGATGGTTTGCAGCAAGTCTATTTCTACAGCATACTGAGCAGTGGATCGGTCTATATGTTGCTCCAGTTCTCCAATGATCCCTTCTTTTTCCTCAATGCTCTTCCTGATAATATTGAGCATAAAACGATGATGGGCTGTTAATTTTCCCTCAAGGGCTTTACGGATGTCTTCTCGGTTGGCCTTTACCTTCCCGTGAATGTGCTTCATTAAATCATCCACATTGGTCTTACCATCAATGATATCATTGATGATTTTACTACCAGTGGCACCATGAACTTCGGTAAGTACAGTGCTGAGTTTGATATTGGCATCTTCCAGTATCCTTATCAATCTGTTCTTCTCGCTGGCTACATGTTCTACTTGGCGCTTTTTGTACCTGACAAGATCCCGCAACTCTCTAATGTCTCTTGGAGGAATAAAACTTCCTCTTAACAAGCCAGCCAACAGCAACTTGCTGATCCATCTGCTGTCACGTTTGTCT contains:
- a CDS encoding IS110 family RNA-guided transposase, with the protein product METGEVAFEQIVKVGCGLDVHQAVIVATISKGQNDYQTREFEAYTSSLTELRDWCKSQGVTHVAMESTGVYWKPVFNILEEDFEIILVNARHVKNVPGHKTDKRDSRWISKLLLAGLLRGSFIPPRDIRELRDLVRYKKRQVEHVASEKNRLIRILEDANIKLSTVLTEVHGATGSKIINDIIDGKTNVDDLMKHIHGKVKANREDIRKALEGKLTAHHRFMLNIIRKSIEEKEGIIGELEQHIDRSTAQYAVEIDLLQTIDGVGKDSAISIISEIGVDMNQFPNEHHLSSWAGLSPGNNESAGKKKAQGQLRETAT